Proteins from a genomic interval of Rhodococcus rhodochrous:
- a CDS encoding aldehyde dehydrogenase, with protein MTTTETTADSRPTIADRDQIFIGGHWVDSTGDDWIEVVDSFSEETAARVRAATAEDVARAVAAARKSFDEGQWASRSMAERADVLDTIADRLEQRVDELTALGVIEVGVPVSVSRPTQQMVGGLFRAVAAVARNFETSEERPRADGGVSRILREPTGVVAAIIPWNGPLGTVAFKVAPALAAGCSVVLKTAPEAPISPSIFADVVAELVEEGRIPEGVVSVLCADREVSETLVTNPEVDHVTFTGSTAAGRRIMALASERIARVSLELGGKSAAIILDDADINHVVQSLPMGGCMQSGQACIALTRVLVSRKRHDEVVEVLKAAYGSLPVGNPWEPTNFLGPLTSKRQQDRVLGYIDIAKEDGAKVVVGGGRPEGLEKGFFVAPTLIDDVAPDSRIAQEEVFGPVISVITYEDEEDAIAIANNSIYGLSGAVYTENIDHGFEIARRIRTGTISVNSATMDFTLPFGGYKQSGLGREGGIEGLEEFFEVKTVHMPVP; from the coding sequence ATGACGACCACCGAGACCACGGCTGATTCGCGTCCGACCATCGCCGACCGCGACCAGATCTTCATCGGGGGCCACTGGGTGGACTCGACCGGTGACGACTGGATCGAGGTCGTCGACTCGTTCAGCGAGGAGACCGCTGCGCGCGTACGCGCAGCAACTGCCGAAGACGTCGCGAGAGCTGTTGCCGCAGCCCGCAAATCGTTCGACGAAGGTCAGTGGGCATCGCGCTCGATGGCCGAGCGCGCCGACGTGCTCGACACGATCGCGGACCGCCTCGAACAGAGGGTGGACGAACTGACCGCCCTCGGCGTGATCGAGGTCGGGGTGCCCGTGAGCGTCAGCCGCCCCACCCAGCAGATGGTCGGTGGTCTGTTCCGCGCAGTCGCGGCTGTCGCACGGAACTTCGAGACCAGCGAGGAACGGCCCCGCGCGGACGGAGGGGTGTCCCGGATCCTCCGGGAACCCACCGGCGTCGTCGCCGCCATCATCCCGTGGAACGGGCCTCTCGGCACGGTGGCGTTCAAGGTCGCGCCGGCTCTCGCCGCCGGTTGCTCCGTCGTGCTCAAGACGGCCCCCGAAGCGCCGATCTCACCGTCGATCTTCGCCGACGTCGTCGCCGAGCTGGTCGAGGAAGGACGTATCCCCGAAGGCGTCGTGAGCGTGCTGTGCGCCGATCGGGAGGTGTCGGAAACGCTGGTGACCAACCCCGAGGTGGACCACGTGACCTTCACCGGCAGTACCGCCGCCGGTCGCCGCATCATGGCGTTGGCGAGTGAGCGCATCGCGCGGGTCTCGCTCGAGCTCGGTGGCAAGTCCGCGGCGATCATCCTCGACGACGCCGACATCAACCACGTGGTGCAGAGCCTCCCGATGGGTGGCTGCATGCAGTCCGGCCAGGCATGCATCGCGCTGACCCGCGTCCTCGTCTCCCGCAAGCGCCACGACGAGGTGGTCGAGGTACTGAAGGCCGCGTACGGTTCGCTTCCCGTCGGAAACCCCTGGGAGCCGACCAACTTCCTCGGTCCGCTCACCTCGAAGCGCCAGCAGGACCGGGTGCTCGGCTACATCGACATCGCGAAGGAGGACGGTGCGAAGGTCGTCGTCGGCGGTGGTCGTCCGGAGGGTCTGGAGAAGGGCTTCTTCGTCGCTCCCACTCTGATCGACGACGTGGCACCCGATTCGCGTATCGCGCAGGAAGAGGTCTTCGGCCCGGTCATCTCGGTGATCACCTACGAAGACGAAGAGGACGCGATCGCGATCGCCAACAACTCGATCTACGGACTTTCCGGGGCGGTGTACACGGAAAACATCGACCACGGCTTCGAGATCGCTCGCCGGATCCGTACCGGGACCATCAGCGTCAACAGCGCCACGATGGACTTCACCCTGCCGTTCGGTGGGTACAAGCAGTCCGGTCTGGGGCGTGAAGGCGGCATCGAGGGACTCGAGGAGTTCTTCGAGGTGAAGACCGTCCACATGCCGGTTCCGTGA
- a CDS encoding GNAT family N-acetyltransferase encodes MISYQWCSTLESGDRDEVLALVEAAAEYDEEAGFSKIRTGDVDAVDRDGVRVLHLPIKARRDLSGRDDAPLVVVAYLHLEVDREGLGTVQFVVHPKYRSRGIATVLVEEMGLETTAEGGWGGTGATALRCWAFSTHPASERLTRRFGIPAVSRQWTLFRHLSGPFPSPLDGAEPPVGTEIADARPLDDPAVSKAVEQVLGSASLVPAQRERFVDEVRLGSGEVLVATDASGSPVGFVWYDPALVVHLELKAAWIRALVLSASAREAGLGTALLTGALATLREAKAQIALLRIDPSDAGAVRMCRVMGFEQEEEHSCYQVGEWSDVPSF; translated from the coding sequence ATGATCTCGTATCAGTGGTGTTCCACATTGGAATCCGGCGATCGGGACGAGGTGCTCGCACTCGTCGAAGCCGCCGCGGAGTACGACGAGGAGGCTGGGTTCTCGAAGATTCGTACGGGTGATGTCGACGCGGTCGATCGCGACGGCGTGCGGGTTCTCCATCTGCCGATCAAGGCGCGGCGCGACCTGAGCGGGCGGGACGATGCGCCGCTCGTGGTCGTTGCGTATCTGCACCTCGAGGTGGATCGCGAGGGTTTGGGGACGGTCCAGTTCGTCGTGCATCCGAAGTATCGCTCCCGCGGGATCGCGACGGTGCTCGTCGAGGAGATGGGACTGGAGACGACTGCGGAAGGCGGTTGGGGAGGCACCGGGGCGACCGCGCTGCGGTGCTGGGCATTCAGCACCCACCCGGCCTCCGAGCGGCTCACGCGCCGGTTCGGGATTCCTGCCGTGAGCCGGCAGTGGACCCTCTTCCGCCACCTGTCGGGCCCGTTCCCGAGCCCGCTGGACGGGGCCGAGCCGCCCGTGGGAACGGAGATCGCCGATGCGCGCCCGCTCGACGATCCTGCGGTGTCGAAGGCCGTCGAACAGGTGCTGGGATCGGCCTCGCTCGTGCCGGCTCAGCGGGAACGTTTCGTGGACGAGGTCCGGTTGGGCAGTGGTGAGGTGCTGGTGGCGACCGACGCCTCGGGCTCACCGGTGGGATTCGTGTGGTACGACCCGGCCCTGGTCGTGCACCTCGAATTGAAGGCGGCATGGATTCGCGCACTCGTACTCTCCGCGTCGGCCCGGGAGGCGGGGTTGGGGACCGCGCTGCTGACGGGCGCGTTGGCGACGCTTCGGGAGGCGAAGGCGCAGATCGCGCTCCTTCGCATCGACCCGAGTGACGCCGGGGCCGTCCGGATGTGCCGCGTGATGGGATTCGAGCAGGAAGAGGAGCATTCGTGCTATCAGGTCGGTGAGTGGTCGGACGTACCGAGCTTCTGA
- a CDS encoding aromatic ring-hydroxylating oxygenase subunit alpha, with protein MTEVGIPREERIRRALDHLRNDTTDEYEHVTWFEPAEFTDPELAKIERDRIFGRVPSIAIHGSEIPRAGDFVTLQLPRNNVIVVRQRDGNVKTLVNHCRHRGAMVEKEEKGRSRLFSCPYHRWSYDTDGTLRTITRENTFGDADCAERNLVQLPTEERHGFVWIVDNADATIDVADWLGPEMDEIMGSYGLDKMVTTRIKRFDEPINWKLMQDAFLDGYHIQYAHPNTAAKHIHTNVMAFEDFGNHCRFLNLRKTIDRWIEEDPGDRSLAEHVTESHLVGPNSTLLKQPDHFQLLTFRPDRNDPQRCHMEIRLVAPVLEESGLTEERYNRIWDKNVEILVAVLHNEDFPILRNSQQAMASANAGNMLLGQNEVANQVFRRSIQSLLAEN; from the coding sequence ATGACAGAGGTCGGAATTCCCCGCGAGGAACGCATTCGCCGCGCCCTCGACCATCTGCGCAACGACACCACCGACGAGTACGAACACGTCACGTGGTTCGAACCGGCCGAGTTCACCGATCCCGAACTCGCCAAGATCGAACGCGACCGCATCTTCGGCCGTGTGCCGTCCATCGCGATCCACGGCTCCGAGATTCCCCGCGCAGGCGACTTCGTCACCCTCCAACTGCCGCGCAACAACGTCATCGTCGTCCGCCAGCGTGACGGAAACGTCAAGACCCTGGTCAACCACTGTCGTCACCGCGGTGCCATGGTCGAGAAGGAAGAGAAGGGCCGCAGCCGTCTCTTCTCCTGCCCGTACCACCGCTGGTCCTACGACACCGACGGCACCCTGCGCACCATCACTCGTGAGAACACCTTCGGCGACGCCGACTGCGCCGAACGCAACCTCGTCCAGCTCCCGACCGAGGAGCGCCACGGATTCGTGTGGATCGTCGACAATGCCGACGCCACGATCGACGTAGCCGACTGGCTCGGTCCCGAGATGGACGAGATCATGGGGTCCTACGGCCTCGACAAGATGGTCACCACGCGGATCAAGCGGTTCGACGAGCCCATCAACTGGAAGCTCATGCAGGATGCCTTCCTCGACGGCTACCACATCCAGTACGCGCACCCGAACACCGCGGCCAAGCACATCCACACCAACGTCATGGCGTTCGAGGACTTCGGCAATCACTGCCGATTCCTCAACCTCCGCAAGACCATCGACCGCTGGATCGAAGAGGATCCGGGCGACCGCAGCCTCGCCGAACACGTGACCGAGAGCCACCTCGTCGGCCCCAACAGCACCTTGCTCAAGCAGCCCGACCACTTCCAGCTGCTCACGTTCCGACCCGACCGGAACGACCCGCAGCGCTGCCACATGGAGATCCGCCTCGTCGCGCCCGTGCTCGAGGAGAGCGGTCTGACCGAGGAGCGCTACAACCGCATCTGGGACAAGAACGTGGAGATCCTGGTGGCGGTCCTGCACAACGAGGACTTCCCCATTCTGCGCAACTCCCAGCAGGCGATGGCCAGCGCGAACGCCGGAAACATGCTCCTGGGTCAGAACGAGGTCGCCAACCAGGTGTTCCGTCGCTCGATCCAGTCGCTCCTCGCCGAGAACTGA
- a CDS encoding acyl-CoA dehydrogenase family protein, with the protein MESDLFEPDHELFRTSVRGFVEKHVVPNLEKWDVDRLIDRETWLAAGKLGLLGLSVPEEFGGPGESDYRFRVAIQAEIARVGASALQSGFSTNDDIVLNYLLRHADDDQKRRWLPGFVTGETIGAIAMSEPAAGSDLRGITTSAVRDGNHWVLNGSKTFITSGILADLVIVFARTDPDAGSRGFSLFVVEDGMPGFSRGRKLDKVGLHAQDTAELFFENVRVPEENLLGELGMGFGYLMQSLPLERLGIGIAAQMSAEAVMDWTLDYVKERTAFGKRIGEFQGLGFTLAELQTAVEVSRTYIDRCVREYNKGTLTAVDASKAKLWATELQGRVIDAGVQFHGGYGYMMEYPVAKAFIDARIQRIYGGTNEIMKEIIHRDLLKS; encoded by the coding sequence ATGGAGAGCGATCTCTTCGAACCCGACCACGAACTCTTCCGCACATCGGTCCGCGGCTTCGTCGAGAAGCACGTCGTTCCGAACCTCGAGAAGTGGGACGTCGATCGGCTGATCGACCGCGAAACCTGGCTCGCAGCCGGAAAATTGGGCCTGCTCGGACTGAGCGTCCCGGAAGAGTTCGGGGGGCCCGGCGAATCCGACTACCGCTTCCGAGTCGCAATCCAGGCCGAGATCGCTCGTGTCGGCGCATCCGCGCTCCAGTCGGGGTTCTCCACGAACGACGACATCGTCCTCAACTACCTGCTCCGGCATGCCGACGACGACCAGAAGCGACGTTGGCTTCCGGGGTTCGTCACGGGTGAGACGATCGGGGCGATCGCGATGAGCGAGCCCGCCGCCGGCAGCGACCTGCGGGGTATCACGACCTCTGCTGTGCGCGACGGAAATCACTGGGTGCTCAACGGATCCAAGACCTTCATCACCAGCGGCATCCTCGCGGACCTCGTCATCGTCTTCGCCAGGACGGACCCCGACGCCGGCTCCCGCGGCTTCTCCCTGTTCGTCGTCGAAGATGGAATGCCGGGATTCTCCCGTGGCCGCAAACTCGACAAGGTCGGTCTCCATGCCCAGGACACCGCCGAACTCTTCTTCGAGAACGTCCGGGTCCCCGAGGAGAATCTGCTCGGTGAACTCGGAATGGGCTTCGGCTATCTGATGCAGAGCCTGCCCCTGGAGCGGCTCGGTATCGGCATCGCTGCGCAGATGTCGGCCGAAGCGGTCATGGACTGGACCCTCGACTACGTCAAGGAACGCACCGCATTCGGGAAGCGCATCGGAGAGTTCCAGGGTCTCGGATTCACGCTCGCCGAACTGCAGACCGCGGTGGAAGTTTCCCGCACCTACATCGACCGGTGTGTGCGGGAGTACAACAAGGGCACACTCACCGCAGTGGACGCGTCGAAGGCCAAGTTGTGGGCCACCGAACTCCAGGGGCGGGTGATCGACGCCGGCGTCCAGTTCCACGGAGGCTACGGCTACATGATGGAGTATCCCGTCGCGAAGGCGTTCATCGACGCTCGCATCCAGCGGATCTACGGGGGCACCAACGAGATCATGAAGGAAATCATCCATCGCGACCTGTTGAAGTCCTGA
- a CDS encoding cytochrome P450, whose translation MTVSNIPADLVVDFDVYDPTLAFPVDVFQEKAAELRARGPIVWSPHYGGHWIVTRYDEIFRILRDAETFSSYPNNLVDAGQGKFIPVEIDPPEHTQYRQALQPLFGPARMKDLEPKIRAIVNELIDGFAGKGEAEFVAEFAHALPTRVFLSLMGWPLEDAEQFSEWTDIALQGIPGASEEESARARAEAANNVFAYFGDFVNRVRNGGEDPDSVTATIVNTPLHVDGVERLLDDDELRRMFFLLLIAGLHTVQGSLGWAMVHLANNPAQRQALVDDPGLIPDAVEEILRIEAAVSMGRRATRDVEIGGVRIEADDQLLLLLCSANRDEAEFENSDAFVIDRAPNRHLSFGAGPHRCLGSHLARIELTAAMEEIHRRIPDYALVENDPPLMHGTSVRGCVRLPLTFTPES comes from the coding sequence ATGACAGTCAGCAACATCCCCGCCGATCTGGTCGTCGATTTCGACGTCTACGATCCGACACTGGCCTTTCCGGTCGACGTCTTCCAGGAGAAGGCGGCCGAGCTCCGGGCGCGCGGTCCGATCGTCTGGTCCCCGCACTACGGTGGCCACTGGATCGTCACTCGCTACGACGAGATCTTCCGAATCCTTCGTGACGCCGAGACGTTCTCCAGTTACCCGAACAATCTCGTCGACGCAGGACAGGGCAAGTTCATCCCGGTCGAGATCGATCCGCCCGAGCACACCCAGTACCGCCAAGCCCTCCAACCGCTTTTCGGTCCGGCTCGGATGAAGGACCTCGAGCCGAAGATCCGTGCGATCGTCAACGAACTCATCGACGGATTCGCCGGAAAGGGCGAGGCCGAGTTCGTGGCCGAATTCGCGCATGCCCTACCCACCCGTGTGTTCCTGAGCTTGATGGGCTGGCCGCTCGAGGACGCAGAGCAGTTCTCGGAATGGACCGATATCGCCCTCCAAGGTATTCCCGGTGCAAGCGAAGAGGAATCGGCACGTGCGAGGGCCGAAGCGGCGAACAACGTGTTCGCGTATTTCGGAGATTTCGTGAATCGTGTGCGCAACGGTGGTGAGGACCCCGACAGCGTGACAGCGACGATCGTGAACACACCGCTCCACGTCGACGGCGTGGAGCGGCTCCTCGACGACGACGAACTTCGCCGCATGTTCTTTCTGCTGCTGATCGCCGGATTGCACACCGTACAGGGATCTCTGGGCTGGGCGATGGTGCATCTCGCGAACAATCCGGCACAACGACAGGCGCTCGTCGACGACCCCGGTCTGATCCCGGACGCCGTCGAGGAGATCCTGCGAATCGAAGCCGCGGTGAGTATGGGACGGCGGGCGACGCGGGACGTGGAGATCGGTGGAGTGCGCATCGAGGCGGACGATCAATTGTTGTTGCTGCTCTGCTCCGCGAATCGCGACGAGGCCGAGTTCGAGAACTCGGATGCGTTCGTGATCGATCGGGCGCCCAACAGACACCTGTCCTTCGGTGCCGGTCCGCACCGGTGCCTCGGATCGCATCTGGCACGAATCGAACTGACAGCGGCCATGGAAGAAATTCACCGGCGGATTCCCGATTATGCCCTGGTCGAGAACGATCCTCCGCTTATGCACGGCACCTCCGTGCGGGGCTGTGTGCGACTGCCGCTGACCTTCACACCCGAGTCGTGA
- a CDS encoding cytochrome P450 yields MTITEEHSAPVVDFDIYDPSLTHPVDTVQEKVAELAAKGPVVYSTAYGGHWIVTRYKEVHEVLRDPETFSSYPNNLVNAGDGKFLPLELDPPEHTAYRVALQPLFSPNRMKALTERIRSVVNELIDGFAGKGEAEFVSEFAHELPTRVFLALMDWPLEDAPMFTEATDIALMGKPGASEEESANARAEAAQQMFGYFHKIIGERRANPGDDVTSTLIHTEIELPDGKRLLTDEELARMFFLLLIAGLHTVQGSLAWAIIHLVNRPDQRAALIEDEGLLPSAVEEILRIEAAVIMGRRATRDVELGGVRIKEGDQIIAMLCSANRDSEEFDDPNSLDLARTPNRHLSFGAGPHRCLGSHLARLELSIALEELHRRIPDYELVESDPPILHATQVRGCIRLPIRFTPTS; encoded by the coding sequence ATGACTATCACCGAGGAGCATTCGGCTCCCGTCGTCGACTTCGACATCTACGACCCTTCACTGACCCATCCGGTGGACACCGTCCAGGAAAAGGTCGCCGAGTTGGCGGCGAAGGGACCGGTGGTCTACTCCACCGCGTACGGCGGCCACTGGATCGTCACCCGCTACAAGGAAGTCCATGAAGTTCTCCGTGACCCGGAGACCTTCTCGAGCTATCCGAACAATCTCGTCAATGCCGGAGACGGCAAGTTCCTGCCTCTCGAACTCGATCCGCCGGAACACACCGCCTACCGCGTGGCACTTCAGCCGCTCTTCTCGCCGAATCGGATGAAGGCGCTCACGGAACGCATCCGCTCGGTGGTCAACGAACTCATCGACGGATTCGCCGGGAAGGGCGAGGCCGAGTTCGTCTCGGAATTCGCGCACGAGTTGCCGACGCGAGTGTTCCTGGCACTGATGGACTGGCCGCTCGAGGACGCACCGATGTTCACCGAGGCCACCGACATCGCGCTGATGGGCAAACCCGGTGCGAGCGAGGAAGAGTCGGCGAACGCGCGGGCCGAGGCCGCACAGCAGATGTTCGGGTACTTCCACAAGATCATCGGAGAGCGACGGGCGAACCCCGGCGACGACGTCACCTCGACGCTCATCCACACCGAGATCGAACTTCCGGACGGCAAGCGCCTGCTGACCGACGAAGAACTCGCCCGCATGTTCTTCCTCCTGCTCATCGCAGGTTTGCACACGGTGCAGGGGTCACTCGCGTGGGCGATCATCCATCTGGTCAATCGCCCCGACCAGCGAGCAGCGCTCATCGAGGACGAGGGACTACTGCCGAGTGCAGTGGAGGAGATCCTTCGCATCGAAGCAGCGGTGATCATGGGCCGGCGCGCCACGCGCGACGTCGAACTCGGGGGAGTCCGGATCAAGGAGGGCGACCAGATCATCGCGATGCTGTGCTCCGCAAACCGGGATTCCGAAGAGTTCGACGATCCGAACTCCCTGGATCTTGCGCGCACCCCCAATCGCCACCTGTCCTTCGGTGCCGGACCGCACCGGTGCCTGGGGTCCCATCTCGCCCGGCTCGAGTTGTCGATCGCCTTGGAAGAACTGCACCGACGGATCCCCGACTACGAACTGGTCGAGTCCGACCCGCCGATTCTGCACGCCACTCAGGTGCGTGGCTGTATCCGCCTGCCGATCAGGTTCACCCCGACCTCCTGA
- a CDS encoding ferredoxin, with the protein MTDRDNTTRVGTRRLVVDRSACAGHGLCYGRSPQVVDCDDSGYPVLLHELLELDEHIAAAEEAVAVCPERALTLESA; encoded by the coding sequence GTGACCGACCGCGACAATACGACTCGGGTCGGCACCCGCCGCCTCGTCGTGGACCGGTCGGCGTGCGCCGGGCATGGACTGTGTTACGGACGTTCACCCCAGGTGGTGGATTGCGACGACTCCGGTTACCCGGTCCTTCTGCACGAACTACTCGAACTCGATGAGCACATCGCGGCGGCCGAGGAGGCCGTCGCGGTGTGCCCCGAGCGCGCGCTGACCCTCGAATCGGCTTGA
- a CDS encoding SDR family NAD(P)-dependent oxidoreductase — MKLEGKVALITGAGSGLGREASQLFAAEGAKVAVVDIDAERAKGTVELVEKQGGTAIAVTADVRVEKQVIDAVEATVSAFGKLDIAWANAGIVSRGGVPSVAGGEQVEFQDLTDADWQDVVGVNLSGVFYTAKAAVPHLRANGGGVILATSSAASFVAYHSIAAYSATKAGVNGMVRGLSLDLGKYGIRVNAIAPTHGMSPNFLAPAGTPVVGQSYEEVAGPWDPSVSPIPLKLNRPPSLKDNARAALFLVSDDSAYINGVTLPTTDGGTLSRVAMMFPEDGNDPSAHGEG; from the coding sequence ATGAAACTCGAAGGCAAAGTCGCCCTGATCACCGGTGCCGGCTCCGGTCTGGGCCGCGAAGCATCGCAACTGTTCGCGGCCGAGGGCGCCAAGGTCGCCGTCGTCGATATCGACGCGGAGCGCGCCAAGGGGACGGTCGAACTGGTCGAGAAGCAGGGCGGCACCGCGATCGCGGTCACTGCGGACGTGCGGGTGGAGAAGCAGGTGATCGATGCCGTCGAGGCAACGGTCTCCGCGTTCGGGAAGCTCGACATCGCCTGGGCCAACGCGGGTATCGTCTCCCGAGGCGGTGTTCCTTCCGTCGCCGGCGGTGAGCAGGTCGAGTTCCAGGACCTGACCGATGCCGACTGGCAGGACGTCGTCGGGGTGAACCTCTCCGGTGTCTTCTACACAGCGAAGGCGGCCGTTCCGCACCTGCGTGCCAATGGTGGCGGGGTCATCCTGGCAACCTCGTCGGCAGCATCCTTCGTCGCGTACCACAGCATTGCGGCATATTCGGCGACGAAGGCCGGCGTGAACGGCATGGTGCGTGGCCTGAGCCTGGATCTGGGCAAGTACGGCATCCGGGTCAATGCCATCGCTCCGACGCACGGTATGTCGCCGAACTTCCTGGCACCGGCCGGAACTCCCGTCGTGGGGCAGTCCTACGAAGAGGTCGCCGGACCGTGGGATCCGAGCGTGTCGCCGATTCCGCTCAAGCTGAATCGCCCGCCGTCGCTGAAGGACAACGCACGCGCTGCGCTCTTCCTGGTTTCGGACGACTCCGCCTACATCAACGGCGTCACCTTGCCGACCACGGACGGTGGCACGCTCTCCCGCGTCGCGATGATGTTCCCCGAGGACGGCAACGACCCCTCGGCTCACGGCGAGGGATAG
- a CDS encoding DUF1059 domain-containing protein, giving the protein MSRRAPVRRRRCPSIAWKGLDAMRAKTRLNCPCGAHVAGVDEDDLVIRAQEHLRESHPGMEYSRDEILFISY; this is encoded by the coding sequence ATGTCTCGTCGCGCTCCCGTGCGACGCCGTAGGTGTCCCTCGATCGCCTGGAAAGGGCTGGACGCAATGAGAGCGAAGACCCGATTGAACTGTCCCTGTGGTGCTCACGTCGCCGGTGTCGACGAGGATGATCTCGTGATCCGGGCTCAGGAGCACCTGCGCGAATCGCACCCTGGTATGGAGTACTCGCGCGACGAGATTCTCTTCATCTCGTACTGA